The following proteins are co-located in the Streptomyces sp. NBC_00435 genome:
- a CDS encoding NADP-dependent oxidoreductase produces the protein MRAMTYETYGGTEVLSETRLPVPKVGPGEVLVRVRYASVNPVDWKIMAGGLDGLMDVVYPVVPGWDVAGTVEYVGIDTPEFTAGDEVVAYARKDYVHGGTFAEFVTVPVRALAPKPASLSWEQAAGLPLAGLTAYQLLTRLETGKEDTVLVHGAAGGVGSLGVQIARALGARVIGTASARNHDRLRELGCEPVEYGDGLAGRVRDLAPDGVTVVADFVGGVLDTTLEVLAEGGRHASIADHTVLGAGGQWMWVRPVGADLAELGRLADAGQLTVTVAESFPLADLAAAFALSQAGHTAGKIVVEL, from the coding sequence ATGCGGGCGATGACGTACGAGACGTACGGCGGGACGGAGGTGCTCTCCGAGACCCGGCTCCCCGTGCCCAAGGTCGGCCCCGGCGAGGTCCTCGTGCGGGTCCGGTACGCCTCCGTCAACCCCGTCGACTGGAAGATCATGGCGGGTGGGCTCGACGGGCTCATGGACGTCGTGTACCCGGTCGTGCCCGGCTGGGACGTGGCCGGAACCGTGGAGTACGTCGGCATCGACACCCCCGAGTTCACGGCCGGCGACGAGGTCGTCGCCTACGCCCGCAAGGACTACGTGCACGGCGGTACCTTCGCCGAGTTCGTCACCGTGCCCGTACGGGCCCTCGCGCCCAAGCCGGCCTCCCTGAGCTGGGAGCAGGCCGCGGGGTTGCCCCTGGCCGGCCTCACCGCGTACCAGCTGCTGACACGCCTGGAGACGGGCAAGGAGGACACCGTGCTCGTGCACGGCGCCGCGGGCGGCGTCGGCTCACTCGGCGTCCAGATCGCGCGCGCCCTCGGGGCCCGGGTCATCGGCACCGCCTCCGCGCGCAACCACGACCGGCTTCGGGAGCTCGGCTGCGAACCCGTCGAGTATGGGGACGGACTCGCCGGCCGGGTCCGCGACCTGGCTCCCGACGGGGTCACCGTCGTCGCCGACTTCGTCGGGGGAGTCCTCGACACCACCCTGGAGGTACTGGCCGAGGGCGGCCGGCACGCGTCCATCGCCGACCACACGGTGCTCGGCGCCGGGGGCCAGTGGATGTGGGTCCGGCCCGTCGGCGCGGACCTGGCCGAGCTCGGCCGGCTGGCCGACGCCGGGCAGCTCACGGTCACGGTCGCCGAGTCCTTCCCGCTCGCCGACCTGGCGGCCGCCTTCGCGCTCAGCCAGGCCGGCCACACCGCGGGGAAGATCGTCGTCGAGCTCTGA
- a CDS encoding GH1 family beta-glucosidase, translating into MTLSETRFETARDSIDLAALPRDFVWGTATSAYQIEGAVAEDGRAPSIWDTFTRVPGAIDGGHTGDTACDHYHRWREDIGLMRGLGTNAYRLSVAWPRVVPGGDGPVNAKGLDFYDQLIDGLLAAGIEPSVTLYHWDLPQALQDRGGWPERATAEHFAAYAGVVAERLGDRVTQWATLNEPLCSAWIGHLEGRMAPGWTDLTAAVRASYHLLLGHGLAAQAVRAAAPGAQIGIVNNLSTVEPATDSDSDRAAARRMDGHVNRWWLDPVHGRGFPADMREAYGVDLPERPGDLETIAAPLDWIGLNYYFPQVVTADPHGPAPYARMIDRPGVPRTGMDWEVDAGGLEALIMRLAEEYGAQRILITENGSSYPDTVAPDGSVHDPERTAYLTAHLAACARAARRGAPLAGYYAWSLLDNFEWAYGFDKRFGLVHVDYDTQVRTVKSSGHHYADVIAAHRAL; encoded by the coding sequence ATGACCCTTTCCGAGACCCGTTTCGAAACCGCCCGAGACTCGATCGACCTCGCCGCCCTCCCGCGCGACTTCGTCTGGGGCACCGCGACCTCCGCCTACCAGATCGAGGGAGCCGTGGCCGAGGACGGCCGCGCCCCCTCCATCTGGGACACCTTCACCCGCGTTCCCGGCGCCATCGACGGCGGGCACACCGGCGACACCGCCTGCGACCACTACCACCGCTGGCGCGAGGACATCGGCCTGATGCGCGGGTTGGGCACCAACGCCTACCGGCTCTCCGTCGCCTGGCCGCGCGTCGTGCCCGGCGGCGACGGCCCGGTCAACGCCAAGGGCCTCGACTTCTACGACCAGTTGATCGACGGCCTGCTCGCCGCCGGCATCGAGCCGTCCGTCACCCTCTACCACTGGGACCTGCCGCAGGCCCTCCAGGACCGGGGCGGCTGGCCCGAGCGGGCCACCGCCGAGCACTTCGCCGCGTACGCCGGAGTCGTCGCGGAACGCCTCGGCGACCGGGTCACCCAGTGGGCGACCCTCAACGAGCCGCTGTGCTCGGCATGGATCGGCCACCTGGAGGGCAGGATGGCCCCCGGCTGGACCGACCTGACCGCGGCCGTCCGCGCCTCCTACCACCTGCTGCTCGGCCACGGGCTGGCCGCGCAGGCCGTCCGTGCCGCAGCACCCGGCGCGCAGATCGGCATCGTCAACAACCTCTCGACCGTCGAGCCGGCCACCGACAGCGACTCCGACCGCGCGGCCGCCCGCCGGATGGACGGCCACGTCAACCGCTGGTGGCTCGACCCGGTCCACGGCCGCGGCTTCCCCGCCGACATGCGGGAGGCCTACGGAGTCGACCTCCCCGAGCGGCCCGGCGACCTCGAGACCATCGCCGCCCCGCTCGACTGGATCGGCCTGAACTACTACTTCCCGCAGGTGGTCACCGCCGACCCGCACGGTCCCGCCCCCTACGCCCGGATGATCGACCGCCCGGGCGTCCCGCGCACCGGCATGGACTGGGAGGTCGACGCCGGCGGCCTGGAGGCCCTGATCATGCGGCTTGCCGAGGAGTACGGAGCCCAGCGCATCCTCATCACCGAGAACGGCTCCTCGTACCCCGACACCGTCGCTCCCGACGGCAGCGTCCACGACCCCGAACGCACCGCGTACCTGACGGCCCACCTGGCCGCCTGCGCCCGCGCGGCCCGCCGCGGCGCACCGCTGGCCGGCTACTACGCCTGGTCCCTCCTCGACAACTTCGAATGGGCCTACGGCTTCGACAAGCGCTTCGGGCTGGTCCACGTGGACTACGACACGCAGGTGCGCACGGTCAAGAGCAGCGGACACCACTACGCCGACGTGATCGCCGCCCACCGGGCACTGTAG
- a CDS encoding carbohydrate ABC transporter permease: protein MPDRSRRPRTKSPLDPPISFKVVRAVFLTLLAGFVALPVYVMIASSLKPLKDVAGQFRWIPSGLTVRPYIDIWHTVPLAKYFVNSLIVAGAATACSVVVAVFAAYAVSRYRFRGKRLFTVTVLSTQMFPGILFLLPLFLIFVNIGNTTGIALYGSRGGLILTYLTFSLPFSIWMLIGYFDSVPRDLDEAATVDGCGPLGALFRVVIPAAVPGIVAVAVYAFMTAWGEVLFASVMTNDATRTLAVGLQGYSTQNDVYWNQIMAASLVVSIPVVAGFLLLQRYLVAGLTAGAVK, encoded by the coding sequence ATGCCTGACCGCAGCCGCCGCCCCCGTACGAAGTCGCCGCTCGACCCCCCGATCTCGTTCAAGGTCGTCCGCGCGGTCTTCCTCACCCTGCTGGCCGGATTCGTCGCGCTGCCCGTCTACGTGATGATCGCCAGCTCCCTCAAACCCCTCAAGGACGTGGCCGGACAGTTCCGCTGGATACCCAGCGGGCTCACCGTCCGCCCCTACATCGACATCTGGCACACGGTCCCGCTCGCCAAGTACTTCGTGAACTCGCTGATCGTCGCGGGAGCCGCCACGGCCTGCTCCGTCGTCGTCGCCGTCTTCGCGGCCTACGCGGTCAGCCGCTACCGCTTCCGCGGCAAGCGCCTGTTCACGGTGACCGTGCTCTCCACCCAGATGTTCCCCGGGATCCTCTTCCTGCTCCCGCTGTTCCTGATCTTCGTGAACATCGGCAACACCACCGGGATCGCACTGTACGGATCCCGGGGCGGGCTGATCCTCACCTACCTCACCTTCTCCCTCCCCTTCTCCATCTGGATGCTCATCGGGTACTTCGACTCGGTACCCCGCGACCTCGACGAGGCCGCCACCGTGGACGGCTGCGGTCCCCTCGGCGCGCTCTTCCGCGTCGTGATCCCCGCCGCCGTACCCGGCATCGTCGCGGTGGCCGTCTACGCGTTCATGACCGCGTGGGGCGAAGTGCTCTTCGCCTCCGTCATGACGAACGACGCCACCCGGACCCTCGCCGTCGGACTGCAGGGCTACTCCACGCAGAACGACGTGTACTGGAACCAGATCATGGCCGCCTCGCTCGTCGTCAGCATCCCCGTCGTCGCCGGATTCCTGCTGCTGCAGAGGTACTTGGTGGCCGGACTCACGGCAGGAGCCGTCAAATGA
- a CDS encoding carbohydrate ABC transporter permease gives MTSATAGRVRRTTARVRRTGRLRRAALPYLLLLPALLFELLIHLVPMVMGIVMSFRKLTQFFIRDWSSAPWSGLDNYSLAVDIDKPVGEALLNSFFTTCLFTLLSVALCWFLGTATAVFMQETFRGRGLLRGLFLIPYALPGYAAVITWAFMFQRDNGLVNHVIHDQLGLGGAQHTFWLLGDNSFWALLTVSVWKGWPFAFLIVMAALQNIPKDLYEAAALDGAGIWQQIRRITLPSVGAVNQVLILVLFLWTFNDFNTPFVLFGKSAPVAADLISIHIYQSSFVTWNFGTGSAMSVLLLLFLLLVTAVYLFFTTRGRKEADA, from the coding sequence ATGACCTCCGCCACGGCGGGAAGGGTGCGGCGTACCACTGCCCGGGTACGCCGCACCGGGCGCCTGCGCCGCGCCGCCCTGCCCTACCTCCTGCTCCTGCCCGCCCTGCTCTTCGAACTGCTCATCCACCTCGTACCGATGGTGATGGGCATCGTGATGAGCTTCCGGAAGCTGACCCAGTTCTTCATCCGTGACTGGTCCAGCGCCCCGTGGTCGGGCCTCGACAACTACAGCCTCGCCGTGGACATCGACAAGCCCGTCGGCGAGGCGCTGCTGAACTCCTTCTTCACCACCTGCCTGTTCACGCTCCTGTCGGTGGCCCTGTGCTGGTTCCTCGGCACCGCCACCGCGGTGTTCATGCAGGAGACCTTCCGCGGCCGCGGACTCCTGCGCGGCCTGTTCCTGATCCCTTACGCACTGCCCGGCTACGCGGCCGTCATCACCTGGGCGTTCATGTTCCAGCGGGACAACGGCCTGGTGAACCACGTCATCCACGACCAGCTGGGCCTCGGCGGCGCCCAGCACACCTTCTGGCTGCTGGGCGACAACAGCTTCTGGGCCCTGCTGACCGTGTCCGTCTGGAAGGGCTGGCCGTTCGCCTTCCTCATCGTGATGGCCGCGCTCCAGAACATCCCCAAGGACCTCTACGAGGCGGCCGCGCTGGACGGGGCCGGCATCTGGCAGCAGATCCGCCGGATCACGCTGCCCTCGGTCGGCGCCGTCAACCAGGTACTGATCCTGGTGCTGTTCCTGTGGACGTTCAACGACTTCAACACGCCGTTCGTGCTGTTCGGCAAATCGGCCCCCGTGGCGGCCGACCTCATCTCCATCCACATCTACCAGTCCAGCTTCGTGACCTGGAACTTCGGCACCGGCTCGGCCATGTCCGTCCTGCTGCTGCTCTTCCTGCTGCTGGTCACCGCCGTCTACCTGTTCTTCACGACGCGGGGACGGAAGGAAGCCGATGCCTGA
- a CDS encoding ABC transporter substrate-binding protein yields MRRTRAAAVTAVTVSMLAAATACGGGSATEGGSNKSPKEITYWASNQGPDIAADQATLGPELKKFEEQTGIKVKLEVVPWSDLLNRILAATASGQGPDVLNIGNTWSSSLQATGALLPWDAKNFDAIGGKDRFVDSAIGSAGAAGKDPAAVPLYSMSYALYYNKKMFQEAGIEKPPATWDEMVTIGQKLSKDGKWALGAEGANLSNNIHQAFVFSQQHGASFFDASGKPTFDTAENVDAVKQYVDLMAKDRIIAPGNAEYDKNQSLQDFANGKTAMVLWQSAASSFKTHGMKEGDWGTAPVPVPAGGTPGTGKNVNSMVAGINMAVFKNTDNIDGSLKFVKFMTGDEEQKLLNKTYGSIPPVKAAQSDPAFANEDLTVLRNTLSTSAAPLPQVPEESQFETAVGTAVKELFADAAAGRAVTTESVKAKLTKAQQQMQK; encoded by the coding sequence ATGCGCAGAACCCGCGCCGCCGCCGTCACCGCCGTCACCGTCTCCATGCTCGCAGCCGCCACCGCCTGCGGAGGGGGTTCCGCGACCGAAGGGGGCTCGAACAAGTCTCCCAAGGAGATCACCTACTGGGCGTCCAACCAGGGCCCGGACATCGCGGCGGACCAGGCGACGCTCGGCCCGGAGCTGAAGAAGTTCGAGGAGCAGACGGGGATCAAGGTCAAGCTCGAAGTGGTGCCGTGGTCGGACCTGCTCAACCGGATCCTCGCCGCCACCGCCTCCGGGCAGGGCCCGGACGTCCTGAACATCGGCAACACCTGGTCCTCCTCCCTGCAGGCCACCGGGGCGCTCCTGCCCTGGGACGCGAAGAACTTCGACGCGATCGGCGGCAAGGACCGGTTCGTGGACTCGGCCATCGGCTCGGCCGGCGCCGCGGGCAAGGACCCGGCCGCCGTCCCGCTCTACTCGATGTCCTACGCGCTCTACTACAACAAGAAGATGTTCCAGGAGGCGGGCATCGAGAAGCCCCCGGCCACCTGGGACGAGATGGTCACCATCGGCCAGAAGCTGTCCAAGGACGGCAAGTGGGCGCTGGGTGCCGAGGGCGCGAACCTGTCCAACAACATCCACCAGGCCTTCGTCTTCTCCCAGCAGCACGGCGCGTCCTTCTTCGACGCGAGCGGAAAGCCCACCTTCGACACTGCGGAGAACGTCGACGCGGTCAAGCAGTACGTCGACCTGATGGCGAAGGACAGGATCATCGCCCCGGGCAACGCGGAGTACGACAAGAACCAGTCCCTCCAGGACTTCGCCAACGGCAAGACCGCCATGGTGCTCTGGCAGAGCGCGGCCAGCAGTTTCAAGACCCACGGCATGAAGGAAGGCGACTGGGGCACGGCTCCCGTCCCGGTCCCGGCCGGCGGCACCCCGGGCACCGGCAAGAACGTCAACTCCATGGTCGCCGGCATCAACATGGCCGTCTTCAAGAACACCGACAACATCGACGGCTCCCTGAAGTTCGTGAAGTTCATGACCGGCGACGAGGAGCAGAAGCTCCTCAACAAGACCTACGGCTCCATCCCGCCGGTCAAGGCCGCCCAGTCGGACCCCGCCTTCGCCAACGAGGACCTCACGGTACTCCGCAACACCCTCTCCACCAGCGCCGCCCCGCTCCCGCAGGTCCCCGAGGAGTCGCAGTTCGAGACCGCCGTCGGCACCGCCGTCAAGGAGCTGTTCGCCGACGCCGCGGCCGGCCGCGCGGTGACCACCGAGTCGGTCAAGGCGAAGCTCACCAAGGCCCAGCAGCAGATGCAGAAGTGA
- a CDS encoding ROK family transcriptional regulator, which yields MTTGRNGRTVRDLRRGNRSAVLQRLYFGGPMSRQELGPATGLSSGSVSNVVGELVADGLLEEAGIVDSDGGRPRTLLRVAPGSAHMIGIDVGETRVRVELFDLTLTELARTELPLQPRGCYDVGPIVDHVRTGIATVLAEAGVGTDRLLGVGIGVPGIVDRDAPGGTVVHGQTIGWDAVPLEALLRETRAVPHDVPYIIDNGARTLGQAEMWFGAGRGARDAVVVLFGSGVGASLITDGSPDGGTTEGVPLEWGHLTVQVRGRRCRCGALGCLEAYTGAESLLARWAERGGGGGAVEGDEEDALAALLAAAVSGDAVALEVLDETAEYLGAGLSDVINLFQPERILIGGWAGLMLGAHILPAVREHAKRYSLRHPAARVTIDMGSLGPDAVTVGAATLPLAAFFTTGGRRTPPGPPAEAPGWQTSLETRGKAPTGGQAAAPAG from the coding sequence ATGACCACGGGGCGCAATGGACGTACGGTACGGGACCTGCGAAGGGGCAACCGCAGTGCCGTACTGCAGCGGTTGTACTTCGGCGGGCCCATGAGCCGGCAGGAACTGGGCCCCGCGACCGGTCTGAGCTCAGGGTCCGTCAGCAACGTGGTCGGTGAACTCGTCGCGGACGGACTGCTGGAGGAGGCCGGAATCGTCGACTCGGACGGCGGCCGCCCGCGTACGCTGCTGCGCGTCGCACCCGGCAGCGCACACATGATCGGCATCGACGTCGGCGAAACCCGGGTCAGGGTCGAGCTGTTCGACCTGACGCTCACCGAACTGGCGCGCACCGAGCTGCCGTTGCAACCGCGCGGCTGCTACGACGTCGGCCCGATCGTCGACCACGTACGGACCGGGATCGCCACCGTCCTCGCGGAGGCCGGGGTCGGTACGGACCGCCTCCTCGGGGTCGGCATCGGCGTACCGGGCATCGTGGACCGCGACGCGCCCGGCGGCACCGTGGTCCACGGCCAGACCATCGGCTGGGACGCGGTCCCGCTGGAGGCACTGCTGCGCGAGACGCGGGCCGTCCCTCACGATGTCCCGTACATCATCGACAACGGGGCGCGCACCCTCGGCCAGGCGGAGATGTGGTTCGGCGCGGGGCGCGGGGCGCGCGACGCGGTGGTCGTGCTCTTCGGCTCCGGCGTCGGCGCGAGCCTGATCACCGACGGCTCCCCGGACGGCGGCACCACCGAGGGCGTGCCACTGGAGTGGGGCCACCTCACGGTCCAGGTCCGGGGGCGGCGCTGCCGGTGCGGGGCGCTGGGCTGCCTGGAGGCTTACACGGGCGCGGAGTCGCTGCTGGCGCGGTGGGCGGAGCGGGGCGGCGGCGGAGGAGCCGTCGAGGGGGACGAGGAGGACGCCCTGGCCGCACTGCTGGCGGCGGCGGTCTCCGGCGACGCGGTGGCCCTGGAGGTGCTCGACGAGACGGCCGAGTACCTGGGCGCCGGCCTGTCGGACGTGATCAACCTGTTCCAGCCGGAGCGGATCCTGATCGGCGGGTGGGCCGGCCTGATGCTCGGTGCCCACATCCTCCCGGCGGTACGGGAGCACGCGAAGCGCTACTCCCTGCGCCACCCGGCCGCCCGGGTCACCATCGACATGGGCTCACTGGGCCCGGACGCCGTCACGGTGGGCGCGGCCACCCTCCCCCTGGCCGCCTTCTTCACCACGGGCGGCCGCCGCACCCCGCCGGGGCCTCCGGCGGAGGCCCCGGGCTGGCAGACGTCCCTGGAGACCCGCGGCAAGGCGCCGACGGGCGGACAGGCGGCCGCACCCGCCGGCTGA
- a CDS encoding LacI family DNA-binding transcriptional regulator: protein MDAANTAAGTAPTLEDVARAAGVSRATVSRVVNGVRNVDPVIQQAVQRAVAETGYVPNRAARSLVTRRSGAVALVVSGAGADTDRVFRDPFFGRVVSGVVRALRPRGVHPVLLFADGQADRAQVLAYLAQGGADGALLVTTDGRDPLPGMLAAAGLPAVLFARPAPGVPLDWVDLRHREGGALAARHLLARGCRRLVAIGGPADVPASRERVEGFREALSGSTARVAEADFTLDGGEQAMRVLLAERPDLDGVFAANDLMAQGACLVLRELGRRIPDDVAVVGFDDSGAAVASRPRLTTVRQPVEDMAAEMVRLLLDRVEGTAVAADPAAVLFDPELVVRDSA from the coding sequence ATGGACGCAGCGAACACCGCCGCCGGGACGGCGCCGACCCTGGAGGACGTGGCGCGCGCGGCCGGGGTGTCCCGGGCCACGGTGTCCCGCGTGGTCAACGGCGTGCGCAATGTGGATCCCGTCATCCAGCAGGCGGTCCAGCGGGCCGTCGCCGAGACCGGGTACGTACCGAACCGGGCGGCCCGCTCCCTGGTCACCCGGCGGTCGGGCGCGGTCGCGCTGGTGGTTTCGGGCGCGGGTGCGGACACCGACCGGGTCTTCCGTGACCCCTTCTTCGGGCGGGTGGTGAGCGGGGTCGTACGGGCGCTGCGTCCGCGCGGGGTGCATCCGGTGCTGCTGTTCGCCGACGGGCAGGCGGACCGCGCGCAGGTCCTCGCGTACCTCGCGCAGGGCGGCGCGGACGGCGCACTGCTCGTGACCACCGACGGCCGTGACCCGCTGCCCGGAATGCTCGCGGCCGCCGGCCTGCCCGCGGTGCTCTTCGCGCGTCCGGCTCCCGGGGTTCCGCTGGACTGGGTCGACCTGCGCCACCGTGAGGGCGGGGCGCTGGCGGCGCGGCACCTCCTGGCCCGGGGCTGCCGGAGGCTGGTCGCCATCGGCGGTCCGGCGGACGTGCCGGCGAGCCGTGAGCGGGTGGAAGGCTTCCGCGAGGCGCTGTCCGGCAGCACGGCGCGGGTGGCCGAAGCGGACTTCACCCTGGACGGCGGCGAGCAGGCGATGCGCGTCCTGCTGGCCGAACGGCCCGACCTGGACGGGGTGTTCGCGGCGAACGACCTGATGGCCCAGGGGGCCTGCCTGGTGCTGCGCGAACTCGGCCGCCGGATCCCGGACGACGTCGCGGTGGTCGGCTTCGACGACTCCGGCGCCGCGGTGGCGTCCAGGCCACGGCTGACGACGGTCCGTCAGCCGGTGGAGGACATGGCGGCGGAGATGGTCCGCCTGCTCCTGGACCGGGTGGAGGGAACGGCTGTCGCGGCCGACCCGGCGGCGGTGCTCTTCGATCCGGAGCTGGTCGTGCGCGACTCGGCCTGA
- a CDS encoding glycoside hydrolase family 3 C-terminal domain-containing protein encodes MHDGDVERLADKLDPAQQVRLLTGADTWRTHPEPDVGLREMVFSDGPAGVRGPGWDERYTSALLPSPSALGALWDEDRVRGLGALLGDEARRKGVHVLLAPTLNLHRSPLAGRHFECFSEDPLLAGRTGAALVRGIQSRGVAATAKHYVANDSETQRLTVDVRLGERVLRELYLAPFEAAVQAGAWLVMSAYNKVNGTTMSESSLLAEPLKGEWGFDGVVVSDWGGVRSTVASAVAEQDLAMPGPGGMWGESLVEAVRSGRVPADAVERKLRRLLRLAARVGALTPTDTPPTSPPATPATAATPAPATSGPACPGDAGPSGAGAGGGSLGGAGSAPGGADDVRRELREAAAASFVLLENRGVLPLVGGALSRVAVIGVHAVEPRVQGGGSSEVFPRRVVSPLEGLREVLPPHVRVVYEPGPAPEGSGGLAALGARHARDPESGAPGVRLRVLDAAGAVLYSAHQPSGRVLEPDLPPGAHTVELAAVLHPDTTGPWMLGLGGFGALRLAVDGTTVLSGEFPPETEDPAVIHVRPPQHTARVPLAAGRPVHVLAGRELAPGTGRATVLTAAPPVPDPAEALAAATAAARAADVVVVVVGTTEGGESEGFDRVSLRLPAPQDELVAELVRANPRTVVVVNSGAPVELPWREAAGAVLLAWFPGQEAGRALADVLVGAAEPGGRLPTTWPASLDDAPVRTTHPTGGRLPYEEGLHIGHRAWLRAGAEGAAPAYWFGHGLGYTTWEFERIDAPAPAPGGYEIPVTLRNTGTRRGREVVQLHLSRPDSAVERPVRWLAGWAAARAEPGERVTVYVRITARALQHWCPEAAEWRTEPGRFAVLAGRSAGDLPLRGAIDV; translated from the coding sequence ATGCACGACGGTGACGTGGAACGGCTGGCGGACAAACTGGATCCCGCGCAGCAGGTACGGCTGCTGACCGGGGCCGACACCTGGCGGACCCACCCCGAACCGGACGTGGGGCTGCGGGAGATGGTCTTCTCCGACGGGCCGGCCGGGGTGCGCGGGCCCGGCTGGGACGAGCGGTACACCTCGGCGCTGCTGCCCTCCCCGAGCGCGCTCGGGGCGCTCTGGGACGAGGACAGGGTCCGCGGGCTCGGAGCGCTGCTCGGCGACGAGGCCCGCCGCAAGGGTGTGCACGTCCTGCTCGCGCCCACGCTCAACCTGCACCGCAGTCCGCTCGCGGGGCGTCACTTCGAGTGCTTCTCGGAAGACCCGTTGCTCGCGGGCCGTACGGGCGCGGCGCTGGTCCGCGGCATCCAGTCCCGGGGGGTGGCCGCGACCGCGAAGCACTACGTGGCCAACGACTCCGAGACGCAGCGGCTGACCGTCGACGTACGGCTCGGCGAACGGGTGCTGCGCGAGCTCTACCTCGCGCCCTTCGAGGCCGCGGTCCAGGCCGGGGCATGGCTCGTCATGTCGGCGTACAACAAGGTCAACGGAACGACGATGAGCGAGAGTTCCCTGCTCGCTGAGCCGCTCAAGGGGGAGTGGGGCTTCGACGGAGTGGTCGTCTCCGACTGGGGCGGCGTCCGCTCGACCGTGGCCTCGGCCGTGGCCGAGCAGGACCTGGCGATGCCAGGCCCTGGCGGGATGTGGGGCGAGTCCCTGGTGGAGGCGGTGCGGAGCGGGCGGGTCCCGGCGGACGCGGTGGAACGCAAGCTGCGCAGGCTGCTCCGTCTGGCCGCCCGGGTCGGAGCCCTCACCCCCACCGACACCCCGCCCACCTCACCCCCGGCCACCCCGGCGACCGCCGCCACTCCGGCCCCGGCCACCTCGGGCCCCGCGTGCCCCGGCGACGCCGGCCCATCCGGTGCGGGGGCCGGCGGCGGGAGCCTCGGGGGGGCGGGCTCGGCTCCCGGGGGCGCCGACGACGTCCGGCGCGAGCTGCGCGAAGCGGCCGCCGCGAGCTTCGTGCTGCTGGAGAACCGGGGCGTTCTGCCCCTGGTGGGGGGCGCGCTGAGCCGTGTCGCCGTCATCGGGGTGCACGCCGTTGAGCCCCGGGTCCAGGGCGGTGGCAGCTCCGAGGTGTTCCCGCGGCGGGTGGTCAGCCCGCTGGAAGGGCTGCGGGAGGTACTGCCGCCGCACGTCCGGGTCGTGTACGAACCCGGCCCCGCGCCCGAGGGCAGCGGCGGGCTGGCCGCGCTGGGCGCACGGCACGCCCGTGACCCGGAGAGCGGCGCCCCCGGCGTACGGCTGCGGGTGCTCGATGCCGCCGGAGCCGTGCTGTACTCCGCCCACCAGCCCTCCGGACGGGTGCTGGAGCCCGACCTGCCGCCGGGCGCCCACACCGTGGAGCTCGCCGCCGTGCTCCACCCCGACACGACCGGCCCCTGGATGCTCGGGCTCGGCGGCTTCGGCGCACTGCGACTCGCCGTGGACGGAACGACCGTGCTCAGCGGCGAGTTCCCGCCCGAGACCGAGGACCCGGCCGTCATCCACGTCCGCCCGCCCCAGCACACCGCCCGCGTCCCGCTCGCCGCCGGCCGGCCCGTCCACGTTCTCGCAGGGCGCGAGCTCGCCCCCGGCACCGGCCGGGCGACCGTCCTCACCGCGGCGCCGCCCGTACCTGACCCGGCCGAGGCGCTCGCCGCCGCCACGGCCGCGGCCCGGGCCGCCGACGTGGTGGTCGTGGTCGTCGGCACCACCGAGGGCGGCGAGTCCGAGGGCTTCGACCGGGTGTCGCTCCGACTGCCCGCCCCGCAGGACGAGTTGGTCGCGGAACTCGTCCGCGCGAACCCTCGTACCGTGGTCGTCGTCAACTCCGGCGCCCCCGTGGAGCTGCCCTGGCGCGAGGCTGCCGGAGCCGTCCTCCTCGCCTGGTTCCCCGGTCAGGAGGCCGGGCGCGCCCTCGCCGACGTCCTCGTGGGCGCCGCCGAGCCCGGCGGACGGCTCCCCACCACCTGGCCCGCCAGCCTCGACGACGCCCCCGTGCGCACCACGCACCCCACCGGCGGACGGCTCCCGTACGAGGAGGGTCTGCACATCGGCCACCGCGCCTGGCTGCGCGCGGGCGCCGAAGGCGCGGCCCCCGCGTACTGGTTCGGGCACGGACTCGGCTACACCACCTGGGAGTTCGAGCGGATCGACGCCCCCGCTCCGGCGCCCGGCGGCTACGAGATCCCCGTGACCCTCCGCAACACCGGCACCCGGCGCGGCCGCGAGGTCGTCCAGCTCCACCTGTCCCGCCCGGACTCGGCGGTCGAGCGCCCGGTGCGCTGGCTCGCGGGCTGGGCGGCGGCGCGGGCGGAGCCGGGGGAGCGGGTGACGGTGTACGTACGGATCACCGCGCGGGCCCTGCAGCACTGGTGCCCGGAGGCGGCGGAGTGGCGGACGGAGCCGGGCCGGTTCGCCGTGCTGGCCGGTCGCAGCGCGGGCGATCTGCCGCTCAGGGGAGCGATCGACGTCTGA